In Gossypium raimondii isolate GPD5lz chromosome 12, ASM2569854v1, whole genome shotgun sequence, a single window of DNA contains:
- the LOC105764162 gene encoding uncharacterized protein LOC105764162, which translates to MQRFKWLSKTQSSFHLLNIVLISSTVCVTYIIASALLLHNSNSPLNVYSSYQDAYASTGLEHIVFGIASNQKSWLKRKEYVKLWWEPRQMRGCVFLETMPPNATTSTDADATLPPLCISQDTSRFRYTFKGGLRSAIRVARVVLETVALNHTNVRWYVFGDDDTVFFPQNLVKTLSKYDHRLWYYIGSGSEIYQQNKYFSFQMAFGGAGFAISYPLARVLAKVFDSCIERYPHLYGSDSRVYSCLAELGVGLTREPGFHQFDVRGDAFGLLATHPLTPLVSLHHMDHVDPIFPNMTATKALEHLFHAVNVDSQRILQQTVCYDRWFSWTISISWGYAVQVYSKHMFLPDVLSVPETFKQWTPGGVLAGSYTFNTREFHPDPCQRPTTFLLDTVSSGRHGIMTVYKKSYENCTLDNGSPRKLGEIRVSTKKLDLNYKQMQAPRRQCCDVLPSKSGELLDIAIRECNEDELIHMHA; encoded by the exons ATGCAGCGTTTTAAGTGGCTTTCCAAAACCCAATCTTCTTTCCATCTGCTAAACATCGTTTTGATCTCTTCTACTGTTTGTGTCACCTATATTATTGCATCAGCATTGCTACTCCACAACTCAAACTCGCCTCTAAATGTGTATTCCTCCTACCAAGACGCTTATGCATCGACTGGCTTGGAGCATATCGTTTTCGGCATAGCTTCCAACCAGAAATCATGGCTGAAGCGAAAGGAATACGTCAAGCTATGGTGGGAGCCTCGTCAAATGCGTGGATGTGTGTTCCTCGAAACCATGCCCCCTAATGCAACAACTTCAACGGATGCTGACGCTACTCTGCCTCCGTTATGTATCTCCCAGGACACTTCAAGGTTTCGCTACACTTTCAAAGGTGGCCTACGGTCTGCAATTCGAGTGGCGCGTGTGGTTTTAGAGACCGTCGCTCTTAACCATACCAACGTACGATGGTATGTCTTTGGGGACGATGACACGGTTTTCTTCCCACAAAATCTGGTGAAGACGCTTTCTAAATATGATCATCGGCTTTGGTACTACATCGGATCTGGCTCCGAGATTTATCAACAAAACAAGTATTTCAGCTTTCAGATGGCATTTGGTGGAGCAGGTTTTGCCATAAGTTATCCTCTGGCTAGAGTTTTGGCTAAAGTGTTCGATTCATGCATAGAACGATATCCTCATCTTTATGGAAGCGATTCCAGGGTCTACTCTTGCTTGGCAGAGCTTGGTGTAGGATTGACAAGGGAGCCAGGCTTTCATCAG TTTGATGTTCGAGGTGATGCGTTTGGTTTGTTAGCTACCCATCCTTTGACACCCTTGGTTTCACTACATCATATGGATCATGTGGACCCAATCTTCCCCAACATGACAGCTACAAAGGCATTGGAGCATCTATTTCATGCTGTAAATGTTGATTCTCAGAGAATTTTGCAACAAACAGTCTGCTATGATCGTTGGTTTTCGTGGACGATCTCAATTTCATGGGGTTATGCAGTTCAAGTATATAGTAAACACATGTTCTTACCAGATGTTCTCTCTGTGCCAGAAACGTTCAAGCAGTGGACACCAGGCGGTGTTTTAGCAGGATCTTACACTTTCAACACTAGGGAATTTCACCCTGATCCTTGCCAAAGACCCACAACTTTCCTTTTAGATACTGTATCTTCAGGTAGGCATGGGATTATGACTGTTTACAAGAAATCTTACGAAAATTGCACACTTGACAATGGTTCACCAAGGAAACTTGGAGAAATTAGAGTCTCTACCAAGAAGCTAGACCTCAATTACAAACAG ATGCAGGCTCCAAGACGGCAATGTTGCGATGTGTTACCTTCGAAATCGGGCGAACTTTTGGACATCGCAATAAGGGAATGCAATGAAGATGAACTAATTCACATGCATGCATAG